One Chlamydiales bacterium genomic window carries:
- a CDS encoding glycosyltransferase, whose protein sequence is MANILDPYKALLGPELIDQLYQISSLLKNIKVLHINSTKLGGGVAEILGKMVPFMNACGLDTKWEIFEGDPLVFQCTKQFHNLLQGKNASMPGLSMLHAYEEANAKNAERLKPLLEESDIVFIHDPQPLGLLQHTTQRKGKWIWRCHVETSEPSRRAWQYLKKYISDYDATIFSLEDFTHALPHPIYLVTPSIDPLSEKNIELDDAEVTSVYNNFGIDNKRPTLLQVSRFDRFKDPIGVIEAFRLARKFHSNLQLVLAGGEATDDPEGEIILNEVKQVANGDPDIHILLLPADAHRAINALQRGATIILQKSLKEGFGLTVTEALWKAKPVIGGNTGGIRLQIINHHTGFLVNTPEGAAHRIRYLLQYPDIAKELGINGKRFVKEQFLITRHLREYLTLMTTLLFPKGDRINFVRSP, encoded by the coding sequence ATGGCAAATATTTTAGACCCTTATAAAGCACTTCTTGGACCAGAATTAATCGATCAACTCTATCAGATCTCTTCGCTACTCAAAAACATCAAAGTTTTGCATATTAACTCTACCAAACTAGGTGGAGGTGTTGCAGAAATTCTTGGAAAAATGGTTCCTTTTATGAATGCTTGTGGGCTGGATACAAAATGGGAAATATTCGAAGGAGATCCTCTCGTATTTCAATGTACAAAGCAATTTCACAACTTATTACAAGGCAAAAACGCTTCTATGCCAGGACTTTCTATGCTCCATGCCTATGAAGAGGCTAATGCAAAAAATGCAGAACGCTTAAAACCTCTATTAGAAGAAAGTGATATCGTGTTTATACATGATCCACAGCCATTGGGATTATTACAACACACTACACAACGCAAAGGAAAATGGATATGGCGCTGCCATGTAGAGACTTCAGAGCCTTCTCGACGTGCCTGGCAATACTTAAAAAAATACATTTCTGATTATGATGCTACCATATTTTCTTTAGAAGACTTCACACATGCTCTTCCACACCCTATCTACCTAGTGACGCCTAGCATTGACCCTTTAAGTGAAAAAAATATCGAATTAGATGATGCTGAAGTAACTTCTGTATATAACAATTTTGGTATCGATAACAAGAGACCTACCCTACTCCAAGTATCTCGATTTGATCGTTTTAAAGACCCCATTGGGGTCATTGAGGCTTTTCGCCTGGCAAGAAAATTTCATTCAAATTTACAACTAGTTTTAGCCGGTGGAGAAGCTACAGACGATCCAGAGGGTGAAATCATCCTCAATGAAGTCAAGCAAGTTGCAAATGGTGACCCAGACATCCACATTTTACTGCTCCCAGCAGATGCGCATCGCGCCATCAATGCACTCCAGCGAGGCGCTACTATCATACTTCAAAAGTCCCTAAAAGAGGGCTTTGGGCTTACTGTAACAGAAGCTCTTTGGAAAGCAAAACCTGTAATTGGAGGAAACACTGGAGGCATACGTTTACAAATCATTAACCACCATACAGGCTTTCTTGTTAACACTCCAGAAGGCGCTGCACACCGCATTCGCTACCTCTTACAATACCCAGATATTGCAAAAGAACTTGGCATTAACGGTAAGCGCTTTGTCAAAGAGCAGTTTCTTATTACACGTCATTTAAGAGAGTATCTAACGCTTATGACAACACTTTTATTTCCTAAGGGTGATCGCATCAATTTTGTAAGGAGCCCATGA
- a CDS encoding DUF5752 family protein: MASSFFLKDCALIGVSTGESVTSLLQFKEVIAKIPLSSIYHHFWGGRLRPSFIHPDYHNDFAYWAHFSLHDNILSERLGIIDPREHNDLEDLRKTLIEIIETRLDEKEFILWTKQEQKFYFTRSVIVVFDTPLVVNHPSELKNIIPLLPTSSIFYHFIDARTRTPEKEDDFTYWIKESGEDYQELLGKIALIDHYFLSLPEIKTKLIEIFTKEWS; encoded by the coding sequence ATGGCATCATCTTTTTTTTTGAAAGACTGCGCTCTTATCGGAGTTTCAACGGGAGAATCCGTAACCTCTTTACTCCAATTTAAAGAAGTCATTGCAAAAATCCCTTTGAGCTCAATCTATCACCATTTTTGGGGAGGAAGATTACGTCCCTCTTTTATCCATCCAGACTACCACAATGACTTTGCTTATTGGGCGCACTTTTCCTTGCATGATAATATCCTCTCAGAACGGCTTGGTATCATTGACCCAAGGGAGCACAACGATCTAGAAGATTTGCGCAAAACTCTTATCGAAATTATCGAAACACGCCTTGATGAAAAAGAATTTATACTTTGGACAAAGCAGGAACAAAAGTTTTATTTTACTCGCTCTGTAATCGTTGTATTTGATACCCCTCTTGTCGTAAACCACCCATCTGAACTGAAAAATATTATACCCTTATTGCCAACAAGTTCGATCTTTTACCATTTTATTGATGCAAGAACACGTACCCCAGAAAAAGAGGATGACTTTACCTACTGGATCAAGGAATCTGGAGAAGATTATCAAGAGTTACTGGGCAAAATCGCATTAATCGATCATTACTTTCTCTCTTTGCCAGAAATTAAAACAAAATTAATCGAAATTTTTACTAAAGAGTGGAGTTAA
- a CDS encoding GNAT family N-acetyltransferase, with translation MSNVIVMNAAFACTHSNHLFSHPLCENQTFLRRVANVVFHILTLGIPLAAYYIVVHIFPRDALNPIPVNPTKIQAIGIESVEEATTTHSSSSTSITTSTSTTTPSTMESGIACIYSKKENEEIPVTIVRKDLNYGVIKFEAHLGKELLGHIKVDWIRILAGRGYGSKNYSNLSDFDDYYGYGRKNIGEVDKIIVEELFSLQKQKYKGIGTALMQAAMEYGYANHCEGRLLLEASWKSHGFYYKLGMRTRSSDIDAKIASQLEESFDKLNKDHGSCVMYMPKKARQNWVEKIRAKPIFLQTMQYLPT, from the coding sequence ATGAGTAATGTTATAGTAATGAATGCTGCTTTTGCTTGCACGCATTCAAATCACTTGTTTAGTCATCCACTTTGTGAGAATCAAACTTTTTTGAGGCGAGTTGCAAACGTAGTATTTCATATATTAACGTTAGGAATTCCATTAGCAGCCTACTATATTGTAGTTCATATTTTTCCAAGAGATGCTTTAAATCCTATTCCTGTAAATCCTACCAAAATTCAAGCAATTGGAATAGAGTCTGTTGAGGAGGCCACAACTACTCATTCCAGTTCTTCCACTAGCATTACAACTTCTACTAGTACAACGACCCCTTCTACTATGGAATCAGGTATAGCGTGCATTTATTCTAAGAAAGAGAATGAAGAGATACCTGTAACAATAGTAAGAAAAGATCTTAACTATGGGGTGATAAAATTTGAGGCTCATCTAGGTAAAGAATTATTAGGACATATTAAAGTAGATTGGATAAGAATTCTTGCTGGTAGGGGCTATGGAAGTAAAAACTACTCAAATTTGAGTGATTTTGATGATTATTATGGTTATGGACGAAAAAATATTGGAGAGGTGGATAAGATAATTGTTGAAGAACTTTTCTCTTTACAGAAACAAAAATATAAGGGGATTGGTACTGCACTTATGCAGGCAGCAATGGAGTATGGTTACGCGAATCACTGTGAAGGGCGCCTGCTTTTAGAGGCCTCTTGGAAGTCTCATGGTTTTTATTATAAGCTTGGTATGCGTACAAGGTCTTCTGATATAGATGCAAAAATTGCCAGCCAGCTTGAAGAGTCTTTCGATAAATTAAACAAAGATCACGGCTCTTGTGTCATGTATATGCCTAAAAAGGCGCGACAAAATTGGGTGGAAAAAATTAGAGCTAAGCCCATTTTCTTACAAACAATGCAATACTTGCCCACCTAA
- a CDS encoding Stp1/IreP family PP2C-type Ser/Thr phosphatase, with protein sequence MPLRIEHFGLSNVGLVRQNNEDAWEALPQHNLYALADGLGGKNSGEIAARAAIEEISSCIQKNPLFNDTAKDDQEIIKALHAAIVATNLKIWEMAKSAPHLNGMGTTLTLALFWDNKIILGNVGDSRIYRVRSGKLEQLTHDDSLVFELLQFGLIDEEEAKVFPLKHVITKSIGGIATLDPSVSSLPIENNDIYLLCSDGLHGLVENLEILSILQKNDSLENISHNLIKAALSKGGHDNVTVIIIKTLL encoded by the coding sequence ATGCCTTTGCGTATCGAACACTTTGGACTTTCTAATGTAGGCCTTGTACGACAAAATAATGAAGATGCCTGGGAAGCACTACCGCAGCACAACCTATATGCCCTAGCAGATGGTCTTGGAGGAAAAAACTCTGGTGAAATTGCAGCAAGAGCTGCAATAGAGGAAATAAGTTCATGCATACAAAAAAACCCTCTATTTAACGATACGGCAAAAGATGACCAAGAGATCATAAAGGCACTGCATGCGGCCATTGTTGCAACAAATTTAAAAATCTGGGAAATGGCAAAAAGCGCACCGCACTTGAATGGTATGGGAACAACACTTACCCTAGCTCTTTTTTGGGACAACAAAATCATCTTAGGAAATGTAGGTGATAGCCGAATTTATAGAGTACGCTCTGGTAAATTAGAGCAACTTACACATGATGACTCTCTCGTCTTTGAACTTTTACAGTTTGGACTCATTGATGAAGAGGAAGCAAAAGTCTTTCCTCTTAAACATGTCATCACCAAATCTATTGGAGGAATTGCAACTCTTGATCCTTCTGTCTCTTCTCTTCCCATTGAAAATAATGATATTTATCTACTCTGTTCTGATGGTCTACACGGCCTTGTAGAGAACTTAGAGATTTTGTCCATTCTACAAAAAAATGACTCTCTAGAAAACATCTCTCACAACCTTATTAAAGCAGCCTTATCTAAAGGCGGTCATGATAATGTGACTGTCATAATCATCAAGACCTTATTATAA
- a CDS encoding serpin family protein codes for MFKYFSVLALILTLLTSCDLANPPPKNNSKKTTKNEEQSIDLSYKDLVIANNTFAFDLYALLKINPNENVLFSPYSASAALVMTALGAKRETWEEMQHTLHWTDGPLELAKAQKALNQHLLQTNSDSLTLSIANALWAQKHYPLLPSFLKLISSDKLGKVFSVDFKDSEVDVASLINQWAKKNTEERIFNLITKEDIEPSTNLVLTNALYLKASWEQTFLKDNTQQAPFFLNTTEITSVEMMQQTSSFPLFQDSNLSIIELPYSASFGYYILLPKQQDGLSKLEENLSSVFVEQLLTKLKIKPVSLSMPRFKISSHIDMNNALKALGMDLPFSTDADFSGIDGNQNLFLSKVLQSTWIAVDEEGTESASATASIMNLKAMRTEPQELIVNHPFIFLIIHKDSGSILFLGRIVNPLLGEN; via the coding sequence ATGTTTAAATATTTTTCTGTTTTAGCACTGATACTCACGCTTCTCACAAGTTGTGATTTGGCAAACCCTCCACCTAAAAATAACTCTAAAAAAACTACAAAAAATGAAGAACAATCTATAGACTTGAGCTATAAAGACTTAGTTATTGCAAACAATACCTTTGCATTCGATCTTTACGCTCTTTTAAAAATAAATCCTAATGAAAATGTCCTATTTTCTCCATATAGCGCATCTGCAGCGCTGGTCATGACAGCTCTTGGTGCCAAAAGAGAAACTTGGGAAGAGATGCAGCACACTCTACACTGGACAGATGGCCCCTTAGAACTTGCAAAGGCTCAAAAAGCACTCAATCAACACTTACTTCAAACAAATTCTGATTCATTAACTCTATCTATTGCAAATGCCCTTTGGGCTCAAAAACATTACCCTCTTCTTCCCTCCTTTCTAAAACTCATCTCTAGTGATAAACTAGGTAAAGTTTTTTCAGTAGATTTTAAAGACTCAGAAGTAGATGTTGCATCTCTTATCAATCAATGGGCAAAGAAAAATACAGAAGAGCGCATCTTCAACTTAATCACAAAAGAAGATATTGAGCCCTCGACAAACCTTGTTTTAACCAATGCTCTTTACTTAAAAGCTTCTTGGGAACAAACCTTTCTAAAAGACAATACACAGCAAGCCCCCTTCTTCTTAAATACAACAGAAATAACTTCTGTTGAAATGATGCAGCAGACAAGCTCTTTTCCCCTATTTCAAGACTCCAATCTCTCAATTATAGAACTTCCCTACAGTGCATCTTTTGGTTACTACATCTTGCTTCCAAAGCAGCAAGATGGCTTAAGTAAGCTAGAAGAAAATCTATCATCTGTTTTCGTTGAACAATTGCTCACAAAGCTCAAAATAAAACCTGTTTCTCTATCTATGCCTCGCTTTAAGATATCTTCCCACATCGACATGAACAATGCCTTAAAGGCTTTGGGAATGGATTTACCCTTCTCAACAGATGCTGATTTTTCTGGCATCGATGGCAACCAAAATCTCTTCTTAAGTAAAGTGCTTCAAAGTACATGGATTGCAGTAGATGAAGAGGGAACAGAATCTGCTTCTGCAACTGCTTCTATCATGAATCTAAAGGCAATGCGAACAGAACCACAAGAGTTAATTGTCAATCATCCCTTTATCTTTTTAATTATTCATAAAGACTCAGGCTCAATCTTATTCTTAGGGCGTATTGTCAATCCTCTTTTAGGCGAGAATTAA